The following proteins are encoded in a genomic region of Oreochromis aureus strain Israel breed Guangdong linkage group 8, ZZ_aureus, whole genome shotgun sequence:
- the LOC120441392 gene encoding flocculation protein FLO11 — MARAGRPASESYQPACFSVSQSLSYSSGAPKGEDEDDQAPIFSLSKSSMDVLMAAGPPHKRDPAWTRLDLRRSSSTNTHSEQNSVTLQPLHAHMWQHVSTTNSHQLASTTNNVDINSSPALSEHWVSNMQRWSRCSSSAHSRSSTPDTVVSRPSSLIHEAACSAAPDSPMSKLTSPETTPSPFISPLNTPTLPPVQTSLSPLPLNSLQQEDLLEPSPTFSSPQIDNSSSFQSHSPDTLRLTSTEDEGFLENNFLSFQFPSPILSSVSLDEAGVSSNPECLVDDVIEPLSSPTGILEGEEARSPVQMLSYLTPDSPEQQSKTGPSVCYLELPWQPEQICAAGRGWGSPLVSSLSDSRLGDTCRCCLNAREGTERAMKVELFRQEAPMVSRPEMADAAVQTVSPIGSWWDLKRNISTSNMGSHSILGSPPGSRLNLKSSAGSNSNLVSASSSMFPVSSAEEEEKQEEDPALEVTSASSHDLESRRPCLKIQAEDRDELGGRRSSMKQVQWDEDGMTWDVHGASVDPEELNTAILKHLESKNSPEPPRHSSKKKKAPKPPQNLDITVSPKSEGTADADQGREEEQEGGGNKIEVEEASLRKSTAEDDKAKEDEQEICGEEGSHHSKSPSSGNGHSRKKSVLRSLRRPRWCGASTKADD; from the coding sequence ATGGCGAGGGCTGGGCGCCCTGCATCTGAGAGCTACCAGCCAGCTTGCTTTTCTGTCAGTCAGTCGCTCTCTTACTCCAGTGGAGCTCCAAAGGGGGAGGATGAAGATGATCAGGCACCAATTTTCTCCCTGTCTAAGAGCTCGATGGATGTTTTAATGGCTGCAGGTCCGCCACACAAGCGTGATCCAGCGTGGACCAGACTGGACCTGAGGCGCAGCTCAAGCACCAACACCCACTCTGAGCAGAACTCCGTGACGCTGCAGCCGCTGCACGCTCACATGTGGCAACACGTCAGCACCACCAACAGCCACCAGTTAGCATCTACAACCAATAATGTTGACATCAATAGCTCTCCTGCTCTCAGCGAGCATTGGGTTTCCAACATGCAGCGATGGAGCAGGTGTAGCAGTAGCGCACATAGCCGCAGCAGCACTCCGGACACAGTTGTGTCACGCCCCTCCAGTCTCATCCATGAAGCCGCTTGTTCTGCAGCACCAGATTCTCCGATGTCCAAGCTGACCTCTCCAGAAACTACACCCTCACCGTTCATCTCCCCGCTCAACACGCCTACTTTACCACCTGTACAGACTTCTTTGTCACCACTTCCACTGAACTCACTGCAGCAGGAAGATTTACTAGAACCTTCACCTACATTCTCATCCCCACAGATTGACAACTCTTCAAGCTTTCAGTCCCACTCTCCTGATACACTCCGGCTCACCAGCACAGAAGATGAAGGCTTCTTGGAGAATAATTTCCTTTCATTTCAGTTCCCTTCCCCAATCCTGTCGTCTGTGAGTTTAGATGAAGCAGGAGTGTCTTCAAATCCTGAATGCCTTGTTGATGACGTGATAGAACCGCTGTCCAGCCCTACAGGAATACTGGAGGGTGAAGAAGCAAGAAGCCCTGTGCAAATGCTTAGCTACCTGACACCTGATTCTCCAGAGCAGCAGTCAAAAACAGGACCATCTGTCTGCTATCTTGAGCTGCCGTGGCAGCCAGAGCAAATCTGTGCAGCAGGTCGAGGTTGGGGGTCACCACTTGTCTCTTCCCTGAGTGACTCACGGTTGGGTGACACCTGCAGGTGCTGCTTAAATGCCAGAGAGGGCACTGAAAGGGCCATGAAGGTAGAGCTGTTCAGGCAAGAAGCTCCAATGGTGTCACGGCCAGAAATGGcagatgcagctgtgcagaCGGTCTCTCCTATTGGCTCATGGTGGGACCTCAAGAGGAACATTTCCACATCCAACATGGGGTCCCATTCTATCTTGGGCTCGCCACCTGGATCCAGACTGAACCTGAAGTCTTCAGCAGGGTCTAACTCCAATCTAGTATCAGCATCTTCCAGTATGTTCCCAGTTAGCagtgcagaggaggaggaaaaacaagaagaagaccCTGCATTGGAAGTTACCTCTGCTTCTTCACACGATCTGGAGAGCAGGAGGCCATGTCTGAAGATTCAGGCAGAGGATAGGGATGAGCTAGGTGGAAGGAGGAGCAGTATGAAGCAGGTGCAATGGGATGAGGATGGTATGACATGGGATGTTCATGGGGCATCTGTCGACCCTGAAGAGTTGAACACAGCCATACTAAAACATCTGGAAAGCAAGAACAGCCCAGAACCACCAAGACATTcctcaaagaagaagaaagcacCTAAACCTCCTCAAAACCTTGATATCACTGTGTCCCCTAAGAGTGAAGGAACAGCAGATGCAGATCAGGGTAGAGAAGAAGAGCAGGAAGGAGGAGGAAATAAGATAGAAGTAGAAGAAGCTTCACTCAGAAAGAGCACAGCAGAAGATGACAAAGCAAAAGAAGATGAGCAGGAGATTTGTGGAGAGGAAGGCAGCCACCATTCTAAGTCCCCCTCATCTGGGAATGGACACAGCCGGAAGAAGAGTGTGTTAAGGTCACTGAGGAGGCCAAGATGGTGTGGAGCCTCCACAAAGGCAGATGACTAA